The following are from one region of the Primulina eburnea isolate SZY01 chromosome 17, ASM2296580v1, whole genome shotgun sequence genome:
- the LOC140818471 gene encoding cytokinin dehydrogenase 3-like, whose product MAAANPSPILPSYFIFMFFIIIPCATALPDEILRKDIAGHLRTDPESTSKASADYGNLVRETPSAVFYPSTIDEIISLVKLSNNLSTPFSVAARGCGHSVRGQPMAADGVVVEMTSLAGNGAGVGVGVRVSWNPALGFFADVGGEQMWIDVLEATLEHGLAPVSWTDYLYLTVGGTLSNGGISGQSFLHGPQISNVHELDVITGTGDFITCSKDMNSELFFAVLGGLGQFGIITRARILLHKAPSRAKWVRLIYNDFSKFTRDQEHLISSDSNGPNYVEGSLITDNSPPNNWRSSFYSSFHQSKIRSLLKSNQGLLYSVEIVKYYNDLTADTIDEELETMAKDLEFVPDFMFKKDVPVIDFLKRVAIGDNHNSEVHPWLNLFVPKSAISDFNDAVFAQIIRKHNHTISGPILFYPFNRIKWDDRASAVIPDEEIFYTLGLLHSSMPDEVENYEKLNNEILEFCEKSGRKIKQYLPHYKSKEDWVKHFGSKWDSFREMKTKFDPRMILSPGQRIFNSI is encoded by the exons ATGGCTGCAGCTAACCCTTCTCCGATACTCCCTTCGTATTTCATCTTCATGTTTTTCATCATTATTCCATGTGCTACAGCACTCCCAGATGAAATCCTGCGAAAAGATATCGCCGGGCATCTCCGAACAGACCCTGAATCCACCTCGAAAGCCTCTGCTGACTACGGGAACCTTGTCCGAGAAACCCCATCCGCAGTCTTCTACCCTTCCACCATCGATGAGATAATCAGTCTCGTCAAGCTATCGAACAACCTCTCGACTCCCTTCTCCGTCGCCGCGAGAGGGTGCGGCCACTCTGTGAGAGGGCAACCGATGGCGGCGGACGGAGTGGTGGTGGAAATGACTTCCCTGGCTGGAAATGGGGCCGGTGTCGGGGTCGGGGTTAGGGTCTCCTGGAACCCCGCATTAGGGTTTTTCGCAGACGTCGGGGGTGAGCAAATGTGGATTGATGTCTTGGAGGCGACGTTAGAACACGGGCTGGCGCCGGTTTCTTGGACAGATTATCTGTACTTGACCGTAGGAGGAACACTGTCGAATGGAGGAATCAGTGGGCAATCTTTCTTACATGGTCCTCAGATCAGCAATGTGCATGAACTTGATGTTATTACag GCACAGGAGACTTCATAACTTGCTCTAAGGACATGAATTCTGAGTTATTTTTTGCTGTACTAGGTGGTCTAGGACAATTTGGCATCATTACCAGAGCAAGAATTCTCCTACATAAAGCACCATCAAGG GCCAAATGGGTGAGATTGATTTACAACGATTTCTCAAAATTCACAAGAGATCAAGAACATCTAATCTCCTCGGATAGTAATGGTCCGAACTATGTGGAAGGTTCTCTTATTACAGACAATAGCCCTCCAAATAACTGGAGATCTTCCTTTTACTCTTCCTTTCATCAATCCAAAATCAGGTCTTTATTGAAGAGCAACCAAGGTCTCCTCTACTCCGTCGAAATCGTCAAATATTACAATGATCTTACCGCAGACACCATTGATGAG GAACTCGAAACTATGGCAAAAGATTTGGAATTTGTTCCGGATTTCATGTTCAAGAAAGATGTGCCGGTGATCGATTTTCTAAAGAGAGTCGCGATCGGAGACAACCACAACTCGGAAGTTCATCCATGGCTGAATCTGTTTGTTCCCAAGTCAGCCATTTCGGATTTCAATGATGCTGTCTTTGCCCAAATCATTAGGAAACATAACCACACCATCTCAGGACCCATCCTTTTCTACCCTTTTAACAGAATCAA ATGGGATGATCGGGCGTCTGCCGTTATACCGGACGAGGAAATTTTCTACACCCTAGGGTTACTTCATTCAAGTATGCCTGATGAAGTGGAGAATTATGAAAAACTAAACAATGAGATACTTGAATTTTGTGAAAAGAGTGGGAGGAAGATTAAGCAGTATCTTCCACATTACAAATCCAAGGAAGATTGGGTTAAGCATTTCGGCTCCAAATGGGATTCTTTTCGTGAAATGAAAACAAAGTTTGATCCGAGAATGATATTGTCACCGGGACAAAGAATTTTTAATTCCATTTGA